Proteins encoded together in one Bacteroidales bacterium window:
- a CDS encoding GntR family transcriptional regulator, whose amino-acid sequence MIKFALDPKTGAPFYRQIIDQIKFGIATGKLKVGEQLPTVRALAVELKVNLNTVAKAYKELEIQNILETHQGTGTFINRSDIGITSKEKHNKLHEICREFITIALNYGFTIDELISELSNHKEHEN is encoded by the coding sequence ATGATCAAATTTGCATTGGATCCTAAAACAGGAGCACCTTTTTACCGGCAGATAATCGATCAGATCAAGTTCGGTATTGCTACCGGTAAATTAAAGGTAGGAGAACAGTTACCCACTGTGAGGGCATTGGCGGTTGAGCTTAAAGTCAACCTTAACACAGTGGCTAAGGCCTATAAGGAACTCGAAATACAGAACATCCTTGAAACGCACCAGGGAACTGGAACCTTTATTAACCGCAGTGATATAGGGATAACCAGCAAAGAAAAACACAACAAGCTTCATGAGATTTGCCGGGAATTTATCACGATTGCCCTGAACTACGGATTTACCATTGATGAACTCATATCTGAACTTTCAAATCATAAAGAACATGAAAACTAA
- a CDS encoding slipin family protein has translation MKTKIISKSYFNSVSLTFLIILIAGCLALFYLKMITEPWLASLILVSILVSSSIQIADQWEKAVVLRMGKYRGLKGPGIFLIIPIFEKIMNYVDQRIRVTDFKAEQTLTKDTVPVNVVAVLYWTVWDVEKAALEVQDYNDAIEYVAQTGLRDIIGRHELAELLQDRERIAHDLQIYLDEISNPWGITCQNVGIKDITIPQALADAMSKQAQAERERRARVILGTAETEIAEKFAKASQEYMNNPVALQLRAMNLIGEGLKEKSSMIIVPSTALDSMNLGVLGGLASLGKIQMKEEGKE, from the coding sequence ATGAAAACTAAAATTATTTCGAAAAGCTATTTCAATTCTGTTTCATTGACTTTCCTCATCATTCTGATTGCAGGATGCCTTGCTCTTTTCTATTTAAAAATGATCACTGAGCCCTGGCTGGCTTCATTGATCCTGGTTTCGATCCTGGTTTCTTCATCCATACAGATTGCGGATCAATGGGAGAAGGCAGTTGTGCTCAGAATGGGTAAATACAGGGGCTTAAAGGGACCGGGCATATTCCTTATAATCCCGATTTTTGAAAAAATAATGAATTATGTCGACCAGCGAATCAGGGTAACCGATTTTAAAGCCGAGCAAACACTCACAAAAGACACAGTGCCTGTAAACGTTGTGGCTGTGTTGTACTGGACAGTGTGGGATGTTGAAAAGGCTGCCCTTGAAGTGCAGGACTATAACGACGCGATTGAATATGTGGCTCAAACCGGTTTAAGGGATATTATAGGCAGACATGAGCTTGCAGAACTACTGCAGGACAGGGAGCGGATTGCACATGATCTGCAGATTTACCTGGATGAAATTTCAAACCCTTGGGGAATTACCTGCCAGAATGTTGGGATAAAGGATATCACAATTCCGCAGGCACTGGCTGATGCCATGAGTAAACAGGCACAGGCCGAGCGGGAAAGACGTGCACGTGTAATCCTGGGAACTGCCGAAACAGAAATTGCCGAGAAATTTGCCAAGGCCAGCCAGGAATACATGAACAACCCTGTAGCTCTTCAGTTGCGGGCCATGAACCTGATAGGCGAAGGCCTGAAAGAGAAAAGCTCCATGATCATAGTGCCAAGTACCGCTCTTGATTCTATGAACCTGGGAGTCCTTGGCGGACTTGCCTCGCTCGGAAAAATCCAGATGAAAGAAGAGGGTAAGGAGTAA
- the treY gene encoding malto-oligosyltrehalose synthase, which translates to MQLPASTYRIQFNSGFRFSGLKKITDYLIELGIGAVYASPVFSSVPGSNHGYDVIDPNKINPEIGSLDELITRISFLKKNKIDWIQDIVPNHMAFHTGNEWLMDVLKKGRDSSYASWFDIDWDHPGFKGKIMVPFLGKPLEACINEGEIKIAADEHGELIISYYENIFPVNIQSLQFLRDLYSSVEPGKWVAGLNSDPSAMFTFLSEQFYVLSPWYDTSEQINYRRFFTINGLISLKMENYNVFRDYHKLIFKLAEENYFTGLRIDHVDGLKLPETYFNSLRLHLGSEIFMVAEKILQSHEDLPEHWPVQGTTGYEFLAILNNIFTNLHSMPMLKGFYKEITSDGNEIPVESVILNNKNLVLNESFAGDLANICRMVDDPGLVTYNHEITPEKIREAIGLLLVLCPVYKLYSTSLPLNGSDKDTMADIIAVASEMKPYLKNTLRVLQNLFFDPPDELKNRVSEFFMRLMQYTGPLMAKGLEDTTMYSWSCFLAHNEVGDYPDSEGIKISSFHSYMEKRRREWPASLNTTATHDTKRGEDSRARLFVISDIPDEWFSFIRSSVSWNESKKGWVENDYVPDNNEEYFIYQALLGSMPVSCEPDENYALRFCEYMEKVLREAKVHSSWNKPDPAYENAVKNFVTALLNDKSYLKKIVNPFFRIIREFGIINSLSQLVLKFTCPGIPDFYQGTEFWDLSFVDPDNRRQLDYSERHESLREIKRIKGKSGIDFLENLYDHASDGKIKLWLSHCLFKMRFLERDSFVFADYIPLRVTGEYRDNWMAFVRKTKNTWFLVIIPLHLAENDSIRNRKPFSWNDTAIQLPENAPVDWVLLWNDRKYYFYNELWIDQIYTIPVPLVFKGIQRSNGRAGGVLLHLTSLAGGYGSGNLGTEAHRFIDFLVKSGLQYWQILPFNPVDRSGSPYSSSSAFAGGIHLIDPDSVVNRFGLKNIPKTATSTGKVDFEKAYLTIKSVLSDAFRVYNTQDNPASRKEFTSFCEKNSYWLNDFVLFTALSDHFKGEPWVNWPEKLRNRETAALKAFSVDHNEEIDLLKFSQYIFDNQFKALAMYAESFDTRLIGDISFYVSFNSADVWAHRDLFDIDMDGNMISMAGVPPDFFSKTGQLWNMPVYNWKKMKAKHFEWWKKRIERNLEFCSIIRLDHFRGFSSFWKVPAGEKTAVRGKWVKGPAEDFFSEMKASFPGMPFIAEDLGDIDDDVIQLRDRFNLPGMRVLQFAFDEKMVVSDHIPHQYKPECIVYTGTHDNNTIKGWFSDSSREIRNRLSAYSGRKVTQKSVCSDLIQMAFASVAKTAIIPMQDLLELDGTSRLNTPGKARGNWKWRMKPDVLTNKLIEKLHHLSAIYGRI; encoded by the coding sequence ATGCAACTACCGGCCTCAACGTACAGAATTCAGTTTAACAGCGGTTTTAGATTTTCCGGGTTAAAGAAAATTACGGATTACCTTATTGAACTGGGCATCGGGGCAGTGTATGCAAGTCCGGTTTTTTCTTCCGTGCCGGGAAGCAACCACGGCTATGATGTAATTGATCCGAATAAAATAAATCCTGAGATTGGCTCCCTGGATGAGCTCATAACCAGGATTTCATTTCTTAAAAAAAATAAGATTGACTGGATACAGGACATAGTGCCTAATCATATGGCTTTTCACACGGGCAATGAATGGTTGATGGATGTCCTTAAAAAAGGAAGGGATTCTTCCTATGCCTCATGGTTTGACATCGACTGGGATCATCCAGGTTTCAAGGGGAAAATTATGGTTCCGTTTTTAGGAAAACCTTTGGAAGCTTGCATAAATGAAGGGGAAATAAAAATAGCAGCAGATGAACACGGAGAATTGATCATTTCATATTATGAGAATATCTTCCCTGTAAACATTCAGTCTCTTCAGTTTCTTCGTGATTTGTATTCATCCGTTGAACCGGGAAAATGGGTTGCAGGTTTGAACAGTGATCCGTCCGCAATGTTTACGTTTCTTTCAGAACAATTTTATGTGTTGTCGCCCTGGTACGATACTTCAGAACAAATTAATTACAGGAGGTTTTTTACAATTAACGGACTGATTAGTCTGAAAATGGAGAACTATAATGTTTTCAGGGATTATCATAAACTGATTTTTAAGTTAGCCGAAGAAAATTATTTTACCGGCCTCCGCATTGATCATGTAGATGGATTGAAACTTCCGGAAACCTATTTTAACAGTTTAAGATTACATCTGGGTAGCGAAATTTTTATGGTGGCTGAGAAAATTCTGCAAAGCCATGAAGACCTTCCGGAGCATTGGCCTGTCCAGGGCACTACGGGTTATGAATTTCTTGCCATCCTTAATAACATTTTCACAAATCTCCATTCAATGCCCATGCTGAAAGGTTTCTATAAGGAAATCACAAGTGATGGAAATGAAATACCTGTTGAATCGGTAATCTTAAATAATAAGAATCTTGTTCTGAATGAAAGTTTTGCAGGAGACCTGGCCAATATATGCCGGATGGTTGATGATCCGGGCCTGGTTACTTATAATCACGAAATAACCCCTGAAAAAATCAGGGAGGCAATCGGTCTTTTGCTTGTATTATGCCCCGTTTATAAGTTATACAGTACATCATTACCGCTTAATGGTTCTGATAAAGACACTATGGCAGATATAATTGCAGTTGCATCAGAAATGAAACCCTATTTAAAAAACACCCTTCGCGTTCTTCAGAATCTTTTTTTTGATCCTCCTGATGAGTTAAAAAACAGGGTATCGGAGTTTTTTATGCGACTTATGCAATATACAGGTCCCTTGATGGCAAAAGGACTAGAAGATACTACAATGTATTCCTGGTCGTGTTTTTTAGCACATAATGAAGTGGGGGACTATCCCGATTCTGAAGGCATAAAAATTTCATCCTTTCATTCTTATATGGAGAAAAGGAGAAGGGAATGGCCTGCTTCGCTTAACACTACTGCCACCCATGATACCAAAAGAGGCGAAGATTCAAGGGCACGGTTATTTGTAATAAGTGATATTCCGGATGAATGGTTTTCTTTTATCCGTTCATCCGTATCGTGGAATGAAAGCAAAAAAGGATGGGTCGAAAACGATTATGTTCCTGATAATAACGAAGAATATTTCATATACCAGGCACTACTGGGATCAATGCCTGTGAGTTGTGAGCCGGATGAAAATTATGCACTGCGCTTCTGTGAATATATGGAAAAAGTTCTAAGGGAGGCAAAAGTTCATTCGTCTTGGAATAAGCCAGATCCGGCCTATGAAAATGCAGTGAAGAATTTTGTAACCGCTTTGCTTAATGATAAATCGTATTTAAAAAAAATAGTTAACCCTTTTTTTCGGATTATCCGTGAATTCGGAATCATAAATTCATTGTCCCAACTGGTTTTGAAATTTACATGTCCGGGTATTCCTGATTTCTACCAGGGCACTGAGTTCTGGGATCTTTCCTTTGTCGACCCCGACAATCGCAGGCAGCTGGATTACTCCGAAAGGCACGAATCGTTAAGGGAAATAAAGCGCATAAAGGGAAAAAGCGGAATTGATTTTCTTGAAAACCTTTATGATCATGCATCTGACGGGAAGATAAAGCTATGGTTATCTCATTGTCTTTTTAAAATGAGATTCCTCGAAAGGGATAGCTTTGTATTCGCTGATTATATCCCTTTGCGGGTTACAGGAGAATACAGGGATAACTGGATGGCTTTTGTCAGAAAAACTAAGAACACCTGGTTTCTTGTAATTATACCTCTTCATCTTGCAGAGAATGATAGTATCAGGAACAGGAAGCCCTTTTCATGGAATGACACGGCAATTCAGTTGCCGGAAAATGCGCCGGTCGATTGGGTTCTGTTGTGGAACGATAGAAAATATTATTTTTATAACGAATTATGGATCGATCAGATATATACAATACCTGTACCCCTGGTTTTTAAAGGCATACAACGATCAAACGGCAGGGCAGGCGGTGTTTTGTTACATTTAACATCTCTTGCCGGCGGCTATGGCTCGGGCAATCTCGGCACAGAAGCCCACCGTTTTATCGATTTTCTGGTTAAAAGTGGGCTTCAATATTGGCAGATCCTGCCGTTTAACCCGGTCGACAGGTCTGGCTCTCCGTATAGTTCATCCTCGGCATTTGCCGGAGGCATTCATTTAATTGACCCTGATTCGGTCGTTAACCGGTTTGGACTGAAAAATATTCCAAAAACTGCAACATCAACAGGTAAAGTTGATTTTGAGAAAGCATATCTCACTATAAAATCAGTACTTTCGGATGCCTTCCGGGTTTATAACACGCAAGATAATCCTGCATCCAGGAAAGAATTCACCTCATTTTGTGAAAAAAACAGTTACTGGTTGAATGACTTCGTCCTCTTTACTGCGTTGTCAGACCATTTTAAAGGGGAACCCTGGGTTAATTGGCCTGAAAAATTAAGGAACAGGGAAACCGCTGCTCTTAAAGCCTTTTCTGTTGATCATAATGAGGAAATCGATCTGCTTAAGTTCTCGCAATACATCTTTGACAATCAGTTCAAAGCGCTTGCAATGTACGCGGAAAGTTTTGATACCAGGCTGATTGGTGATATTTCATTTTATGTAAGTTTTAACAGCGCCGATGTTTGGGCACACAGAGACCTGTTTGATATTGATATGGATGGCAATATGATATCTATGGCTGGTGTGCCTCCTGATTTTTTCAGCAAGACAGGGCAACTCTGGAATATGCCGGTTTATAACTGGAAAAAAATGAAGGCGAAGCATTTTGAGTGGTGGAAAAAGCGTATCGAAAGAAATCTTGAGTTTTGTTCCATAATTCGTCTTGATCATTTCAGGGGATTTTCCTCATTCTGGAAGGTACCTGCAGGTGAAAAGACCGCCGTCAGGGGCAAATGGGTTAAAGGTCCTGCAGAAGATTTTTTCAGTGAAATGAAGGCATCTTTTCCGGGAATGCCTTTTATCGCTGAAGATTTGGGTGACATCGACGATGATGTAATTCAGCTGCGTGACCGGTTTAACCTTCCGGGAATGCGTGTTTTACAATTTGCATTTGACGAAAAGATGGTTGTATCCGATCACATTCCTCACCAATATAAACCGGAATGTATTGTCTACACAGGCACTCATGATAATAATACAATAAAAGGATGGTTCAGCGATAGCAGCAGGGAAATCAGGAATCGCCTGTCTGCATATTCTGGAAGAAAAGTAACACAGAAATCGGTTTGTTCTGATCTTATACAAATGGCATTTGCGTCAGTAGCGAAAACCGCAATAATTCCCATGCAGGATTTGCTTGAACTGGATGGCACATCACGGTTAAATACTCCCGGGAAAGCAAGAGGAAACTGGAAATGGAGAATGAAACCGGATGTTCTGACCAATAAGCTGATTGAGAAATTGCACCATCTTTCTGCAATATACGGACGTATTTAA
- the glgX gene encoding glycogen debranching protein GlgX — protein sequence MSETIPVWPGRPYPLGANYDGRGVNFSLFSENATGVELCLFSSTGEETRINVRECTHNNWHAYLPGIKPGQLYGYRVYGPYDPEKGHRFNPNKLLIDPYTRAIDNLIRWNDALYGYNLKSTFKDMSFSDSDSAPYIPKSVVIDHTFDWRNDHLLRIPLEKTVIYELHVKGYSQLMPDIPEKLRGKYAGIAHSTSIKYLKSLGINAVELMPVHQFIIDRHLWESGRTNYWGYNSIGYFAPDLRYSSTINLGDQVVEFKEMVRTLHEAGIEVILDVVYNHTAEGNHLGPTLCFRGIDNHSYYRLDEKDKRFYVDYTGTGNTMNSVHPTILRLIMDSLRYWVLEMHVDGFRFDLATVLAREFDDVDKWGSFFDILHQDPVLSQVKLIAEPWDVGENGFHVGNFPAGWLEWNAKYRDCLRDFWKGEDEMLAEFANRFTGSSDLYLNNGRTPTASVNFITAHDGFTLADLVSYNGKHNEDNGENNNDGENNNRSFNYGTEGPTDDPAINAIRKQQVRNFLTTLFLSQGVPMLVAGDESGRTQNGNNNAYCHDSELTWINWSGADQELQKFVSGLIHFRLQHPVFCRKKWFQYKPIKGKDVTDIEWFLPEGNTMSDEHWNTSFAKSLTIYLSGDGLDTFTETGERIIDDSFLIMFNSAEMEVLFTIPEKNWGTRWLKILDTATGFFNPQERDLPLMPGEIIAVNGRSIVIMLLDKKINV from the coding sequence ATGAGTGAAACTATACCTGTCTGGCCGGGCAGGCCTTACCCGCTTGGGGCCAACTATGACGGCAGAGGCGTCAATTTTTCACTTTTCTCCGAAAATGCTACCGGTGTTGAACTATGTCTTTTTTCATCCACAGGTGAAGAAACCCGGATCAATGTAAGAGAATGCACCCATAATAACTGGCATGCATATTTACCCGGAATCAAACCCGGTCAGCTTTACGGTTACAGGGTATACGGGCCTTATGATCCTGAAAAAGGACACCGGTTTAACCCCAATAAGCTGCTGATCGATCCCTATACAAGGGCAATTGATAATCTTATCAGATGGAACGACGCACTATATGGATATAACTTGAAAAGTACATTTAAAGATATGTCTTTCAGTGATTCTGACAGTGCACCGTATATTCCCAAATCTGTGGTAATTGACCATACCTTTGACTGGCGAAATGATCATTTATTGCGGATTCCGCTCGAAAAAACAGTGATTTATGAATTACATGTTAAGGGATACTCTCAGCTCATGCCGGATATACCGGAAAAATTGCGGGGAAAGTATGCAGGGATAGCTCACAGTACATCAATTAAATACCTGAAATCCCTTGGAATTAATGCCGTTGAACTGATGCCTGTGCACCAGTTTATAATTGACAGGCATTTATGGGAATCAGGACGAACGAACTACTGGGGATATAACAGCATTGGTTATTTTGCCCCGGATCTCCGGTATTCAAGCACAATAAACCTGGGCGACCAGGTGGTTGAATTTAAGGAAATGGTGAGGACGCTTCATGAAGCCGGAATAGAGGTCATTCTCGATGTGGTGTACAATCACACTGCAGAAGGAAATCACCTTGGTCCCACTTTATGCTTCAGGGGAATCGACAACCATTCCTATTACCGGCTTGATGAAAAGGATAAGCGGTTTTATGTGGATTATACCGGTACCGGAAACACAATGAATTCGGTACACCCTACGATTCTGAGGCTTATAATGGACAGCCTTCGTTACTGGGTTCTTGAAATGCATGTGGATGGATTCAGGTTTGACCTTGCAACTGTTCTAGCCCGTGAATTCGACGATGTGGATAAGTGGGGTTCTTTTTTCGATATCCTCCACCAGGATCCGGTGCTTTCGCAGGTAAAATTAATTGCAGAACCATGGGACGTGGGAGAAAACGGCTTCCATGTAGGAAATTTTCCTGCCGGATGGCTCGAATGGAATGCGAAATACCGCGACTGCCTGCGCGATTTCTGGAAAGGGGAGGATGAAATGCTTGCCGAATTCGCCAACCGCTTTACAGGCAGCTCTGATCTGTACCTGAATAATGGAAGAACACCCACTGCCAGTGTAAATTTCATAACCGCCCATGACGGATTCACTCTTGCTGACCTTGTGTCATACAATGGAAAGCATAACGAAGACAACGGTGAGAATAACAATGACGGGGAAAACAACAACAGGTCGTTTAATTACGGAACAGAAGGCCCTACTGATGATCCTGCCATCAATGCCATACGAAAACAGCAGGTCAGGAATTTTCTTACAACGCTTTTTTTGTCGCAGGGTGTACCTATGCTAGTTGCAGGCGATGAATCGGGCCGTACACAAAACGGTAATAATAATGCTTATTGTCACGACAGCGAACTTACCTGGATTAACTGGTCAGGGGCAGATCAGGAGCTTCAGAAATTTGTATCCGGCCTCATCCATTTCCGTCTTCAGCACCCGGTATTTTGCCGGAAGAAATGGTTTCAGTACAAACCAATCAAGGGCAAAGATGTTACTGATATCGAGTGGTTTTTACCCGAGGGAAACACAATGTCCGATGAACACTGGAATACAAGTTTCGCAAAATCCCTTACGATATACCTGTCTGGTGACGGATTGGATACATTCACTGAAACAGGCGAAAGAATTATTGATGATTCGTTCCTTATCATGTTTAATTCAGCCGAAATGGAGGTACTTTTCACTATTCCTGAAAAAAACTGGGGAACCCGGTGGCTTAAAATCCTGGATACCGCAACCGGTTTTTTCAATCCCCAGGAAAGAGACCTGCCGCTAATGCCCGGCGAAATCATTGCTGTTAATGGAAGATCAATTGTAATCATGTTATTGGATAAAAAAATAAATGTCTGA
- the treZ gene encoding malto-oligosyltrehalose trehalohydrolase, translating to MSDQRKIGLHFTDYNQASYRIWAPYANTILLETVSGNYPLCATDKGFKEVHGIEISDGDAYSLVINGKTTADPASLYQPDGVEGPSMAFDPAKFKWSDGEWKGLSVSDLIIYELHTGTFTEEGTFDSIISRLEYLGELGINAIELMPVAQFPGKRNWGYDGVFPFAVHNSYGGPAGLQRLIDASHHHSIAVILDVVINHLGPEGNYIPLFGPFFTDKYLTPWGKAINFDDAWCDGVRLFYIENILMWLRDFHVDGIRLDAVHAVKDFSPSNIIKAITEQVAILNQTSHINHFIIGECDLNDTHYISSLNSGGYGLNATWCDEFHHALHSLATGEKAGYYSDFGTTGHLVKSFNEAFVYTGNWSEHRKKDFGTPTAGFAGYQFVVFSQNHDQVGNRMKGERLSSLVDFEMLKVIAGAVMFSPFTPLLFMGEEFAEIHPFLYFIDHSGKELIEMVREGRKKEFSAFFNAEEVPDPQSENTFMQSKLTWNDRTVSQQQMMEFYRELIDLRKSMSIWKNSERKHFSAKKFDGQKIIQLTREKGNELLVAILNFEDREIPVITCETHIRWQLLLNSSDPEWGGPGKPVDVSEPNIDVPPHTMLIIYSP from the coding sequence ATGTCTGATCAGAGAAAAATCGGATTGCATTTTACAGATTATAATCAAGCCAGTTACAGAATCTGGGCACCGTATGCAAATACTATCCTATTGGAAACCGTATCCGGAAATTACCCTCTTTGTGCCACGGATAAGGGATTTAAGGAAGTCCATGGTATAGAAATATCGGACGGAGATGCGTATTCCCTGGTAATAAACGGTAAAACTACAGCTGACCCGGCGTCTCTTTATCAGCCCGACGGGGTTGAAGGGCCATCCATGGCCTTTGACCCGGCAAAATTTAAATGGAGTGATGGTGAATGGAAAGGACTTTCAGTCAGCGATCTTATCATTTATGAATTACATACCGGGACTTTTACCGAAGAAGGAACATTTGATTCCATAATATCCCGCCTCGAATATTTAGGCGAATTAGGAATTAATGCAATTGAACTGATGCCGGTCGCACAATTCCCCGGAAAACGGAATTGGGGATACGACGGTGTTTTTCCTTTTGCTGTTCATAACTCTTATGGAGGTCCTGCAGGCCTGCAGCGGCTTATTGATGCCAGCCATCATCACAGCATTGCCGTAATTCTTGATGTGGTTATTAATCATCTCGGTCCCGAAGGGAATTACATACCCTTGTTCGGACCTTTTTTCACCGATAAATATCTTACACCCTGGGGAAAAGCAATAAATTTTGATGATGCATGGTGCGATGGTGTCAGGTTGTTTTACATAGAAAATATTCTGATGTGGCTCAGGGATTTTCATGTTGACGGAATCCGCCTGGATGCTGTTCATGCCGTAAAGGATTTCAGTCCTTCCAACATCATTAAAGCAATTACTGAACAGGTTGCCATACTCAACCAGACAAGTCATATAAACCATTTCATTATCGGCGAATGCGATTTAAATGACACACATTACATATCTTCATTAAATTCAGGAGGCTACGGATTGAATGCCACCTGGTGCGATGAGTTTCACCATGCCCTGCATTCGCTTGCAACGGGGGAAAAAGCAGGTTACTATTCAGATTTTGGAACGACAGGTCACCTGGTTAAGTCGTTTAATGAGGCATTTGTATATACCGGAAATTGGTCTGAACACCGGAAGAAAGATTTCGGAACACCTACAGCCGGTTTTGCAGGATACCAATTTGTTGTCTTCAGCCAGAATCACGACCAGGTTGGAAACAGGATGAAAGGGGAGCGCCTTTCATCTCTTGTTGATTTTGAAATGCTCAAGGTTATCGCGGGAGCGGTAATGTTTAGTCCGTTTACTCCTCTTTTGTTTATGGGTGAAGAATTCGCCGAAATTCATCCGTTTCTTTATTTTATAGACCATTCCGGAAAAGAATTGATCGAAATGGTAAGGGAGGGACGGAAAAAAGAGTTTTCTGCCTTTTTCAATGCTGAAGAAGTGCCTGATCCGCAATCTGAGAATACGTTCATGCAATCGAAATTAACGTGGAATGATCGCACTGTAAGTCAGCAACAGATGATGGAGTTCTACCGGGAATTGATTGATCTCCGGAAATCGATGTCAATATGGAAGAACAGCGAACGTAAACACTTCAGCGCCAAGAAATTCGACGGTCAGAAAATCATACAGCTTACACGCGAAAAAGGAAATGAACTGCTTGTAGCCATTTTGAATTTCGAAGATCGCGAAATACCGGTAATTACATGTGAAACACACATCCGCTGGCAATTGCTTCTGAATTCTTCCGATCCGGAATGGGGAGGACCGGGGAAACCTGTGGATGTGAGTGAACCCAATATTGATGTACCTCCCCATACAATGCTAATAATCTATAGTCCATAA
- a CDS encoding serine hydrolase domain-containing protein has protein sequence MKTIPKSLMPFLAISIFAFSIKAQTPGEQVDKLFDEWNNIQTPGAAVAVVQNGKIVFSKGYGSANLEYDIPITPSTVFHIASDSKQFTAFAVLLLEADGKLSMEDDVRKYIPELPDYGHKITLNNLAWHTSGIRDQWTLLTLAGWRLDDVITQKQILKLVCMQKNLDFMPGEEHVYSNSGYTLLAEVVARVSGKTFAEFTSERIFKPLGMTNTFFNENQESVCKNRAYSYYPDGKNFKKSLLNYGTYGATSLLTTVEDLSKWVSNFENPVVGSKQIIEKMNTCGALNNGKAITYAMGQDILKYKGLTYICHGGADAGYRAYICRFPDQHFSVIVLSNNGYFDPAGMAEKITDIYLKDQFTSEISDDAIPILVSEKEYRGDEKILSAYCGDYLLRPGYTFQIVTENSKLYATNPEIGKQLLTRTSVADFSLPAMNATLTFIPDNNGRFNSINVVLNGQKITATRVVNFDPSQINLDEYAGDYYSPELNTTYTLTVHNKQLVVSHPREEDFTLDIVKKDVLSTWEWFFNKVEFTRDDKSAIIGLNVSSSRINNMRFDKVK, from the coding sequence ATGAAAACAATACCCAAATCATTAATGCCTTTTCTGGCAATCAGTATTTTTGCATTTTCTATAAAAGCACAAACTCCCGGTGAGCAGGTTGACAAATTGTTTGATGAGTGGAATAACATTCAAACACCCGGCGCCGCAGTAGCTGTTGTTCAAAATGGCAAAATTGTATTTAGTAAGGGATATGGTTCAGCCAACCTCGAATATGATATTCCTATCACTCCTTCAACGGTTTTCCATATTGCTTCTGATTCGAAGCAATTCACTGCTTTTGCCGTATTGCTCCTTGAGGCAGATGGTAAACTTTCAATGGAAGATGATGTCAGAAAGTACATCCCGGAACTTCCGGATTATGGTCACAAAATTACTTTAAACAATCTTGCCTGGCATACAAGCGGAATCAGGGATCAATGGACACTTCTCACTCTTGCAGGCTGGAGATTGGATGATGTGATTACCCAGAAGCAAATATTGAAATTGGTATGCATGCAGAAAAACCTCGATTTCATGCCGGGAGAGGAGCATGTATACTCGAATTCAGGATACACTTTACTGGCCGAAGTGGTAGCCAGGGTTTCAGGTAAAACATTTGCTGAATTCACATCAGAGAGAATTTTCAAACCGCTTGGGATGACCAATACTTTCTTTAATGAAAACCAGGAAAGTGTTTGTAAAAACCGCGCCTACTCTTATTATCCCGATGGTAAGAATTTTAAGAAGAGCTTGCTTAATTATGGCACTTATGGGGCAACAAGTCTGTTGACCACAGTAGAAGATCTTTCCAAATGGGTTTCTAATTTCGAGAATCCCGTTGTCGGAAGCAAACAAATCATTGAGAAAATGAATACCTGCGGAGCCCTGAATAACGGGAAAGCGATAACTTATGCAATGGGCCAGGACATCCTGAAATACAAGGGCCTTACATATATTTGTCATGGCGGCGCAGATGCAGGGTACAGGGCTTATATATGCAGGTTTCCTGATCAGCATTTTTCAGTTATTGTACTCAGCAATAACGGATATTTTGATCCGGCCGGCATGGCTGAAAAGATAACGGATATTTATCTTAAAGATCAATTCACCTCCGAAATTTCTGATGACGCTATTCCTATTCTTGTAAGTGAAAAAGAATACAGGGGAGACGAAAAAATACTCAGCGCCTATTGCGGAGATTATCTTCTGAGACCAGGTTACACGTTTCAGATTGTAACAGAAAACAGCAAGTTATATGCTACAAACCCCGAGATAGGAAAACAACTCCTAACCCGGACGTCAGTCGCGGATTTTTCATTACCTGCAATGAATGCAACACTGACATTCATTCCTGATAATAATGGTCGTTTTAACAGCATCAATGTAGTGCTGAATGGACAGAAAATAACCGCTACAAGAGTGGTTAATTTTGATCCGTCTCAAATCAATCTGGATGAATATGCCGGCGATTATTACAGTCCTGAATTAAACACAACCTATACCCTTACTGTGCACAATAAGCAACTTGTAGTCAGTCATCCGCGCGAGGAGGATTTCACCCTGGATATTGTTAAAAAGGATGTATTATCGACTTGGGAATGGTTCTTCAATAAAGTTGAATTTACACGAGATGATAAAAGTGCGATTATAGGATTGAATGTGTCTTCAAGCCGGATTAATAATATGAGGTTTGATAAGGTTAAGTAG